One window from the genome of Alkalihalobacillus sp. LMS6 encodes:
- a CDS encoding phospho-sugar mutase: MNYKEIATKWESFSALEPDLREALNEIRDDEKALEDAFYTTLAFGTGGMRGMIGPGPNRMNTYTVRKATRGLAEFIAKRGEGAKSRGVVIAYDSRHKSAKFAHEAALTLGAQGIKAYVFHDLRPTPELSYAVRYLQAEAGIVITASHNPPEYNGFKVYGSDGGQFPPALADELVDCVNEIEDELTIEVGDESQLKATQLYEVISSEVDDAYNEELKSILLQQDLIKEAGDQLKIVFTPLHGTANIPVRKVLEDVGFSQVTVVQEQELPDPNFSTVQSPNPEEHAAFKEAIRYGEEEDADILLATDPDADRVGLAVKDDSGDYVVLTGNQTGALMLDYLISVKQEQGTLPENGIVLKTIVTSEIGRAIAERYQLTSLDTLTGFKFIGEKIGEYERTGEHQFLFGYEESYGYLVGDFVRDKDAVQACLFAAELALHYKQKGLSVYEALQQVFEKYGYYKEDLESLTLKGKAGVEKIASIMTSLRNNPPTDIAGRMIESIEDYQSGKRFSSMDQKETAIDLPSSNVLKYFLQGEAWFCVRPSGTEPKVKFYFGVKEESSADSAESLRQLKEAVMSYMKQYTNE; this comes from the coding sequence ATGAATTATAAAGAGATTGCGACGAAATGGGAGAGCTTTTCAGCCCTAGAACCCGATTTAAGAGAAGCGCTGAATGAAATTCGAGATGATGAAAAAGCTTTAGAGGACGCGTTTTACACGACATTAGCATTTGGAACTGGTGGCATGAGGGGGATGATTGGTCCTGGTCCCAATCGAATGAACACGTATACGGTTCGAAAAGCTACGAGAGGTTTAGCGGAATTTATTGCGAAGCGAGGAGAAGGGGCAAAGTCAAGAGGTGTTGTCATTGCATATGATTCGAGACACAAATCTGCAAAGTTTGCTCATGAAGCTGCTTTAACCCTTGGTGCACAAGGAATAAAAGCATATGTCTTTCATGATTTGCGTCCGACACCAGAGCTTTCATATGCAGTCCGCTATTTGCAAGCTGAGGCGGGAATCGTCATTACCGCTTCTCACAATCCGCCAGAATACAACGGATTTAAAGTTTACGGTTCAGATGGTGGCCAGTTCCCACCTGCTCTGGCTGATGAACTTGTAGACTGTGTGAACGAGATAGAAGATGAGCTAACAATTGAAGTTGGTGATGAGAGCCAGTTGAAGGCGACACAATTGTATGAAGTAATCTCCTCAGAAGTAGATGATGCGTATAATGAAGAACTCAAAAGCATTTTGTTGCAGCAAGATCTTATTAAAGAAGCTGGCGATCAGTTAAAGATTGTGTTCACACCTTTACACGGAACAGCAAACATTCCAGTACGCAAAGTTTTAGAGGACGTAGGTTTTAGTCAAGTAACAGTCGTACAAGAGCAAGAATTACCTGATCCAAACTTTTCAACTGTACAATCACCAAATCCAGAAGAACATGCCGCATTTAAAGAAGCTATTCGCTACGGTGAGGAAGAAGACGCAGATATCTTATTGGCAACTGATCCAGATGCGGACCGAGTGGGTCTTGCTGTGAAAGATGATTCTGGTGATTATGTTGTGTTAACAGGGAACCAAACAGGGGCACTAATGCTTGATTACTTGATTTCTGTTAAACAAGAACAAGGAACGTTGCCGGAGAACGGAATTGTATTGAAAACGATTGTTACTTCCGAAATTGGACGAGCTATCGCAGAACGTTATCAATTAACATCGTTAGATACGTTAACAGGCTTCAAATTTATTGGCGAAAAAATTGGTGAGTATGAGCGGACAGGTGAGCACCAATTTTTGTTTGGCTATGAAGAAAGCTACGGCTATTTAGTTGGAGATTTTGTCCGTGATAAAGATGCCGTTCAAGCTTGTCTATTTGCAGCAGAACTCGCGTTGCACTACAAACAAAAAGGGCTATCGGTTTATGAAGCGCTTCAACAAGTATTTGAAAAATACGGGTATTACAAAGAAGATTTAGAATCGTTAACGCTTAAAGGAAAAGCAGGTGTAGAAAAAATCGCTTCGATTATGACTTCTTTGCGAAACAATCCGCCAACTGATATCGCCGGAAGAATGATAGAGAGTATTGAAGACTATCAGTCCGGAAAGCGTTTCTCTTCAATGGATCAAAAGGAAACAGCGATTGATCTTCCGTCATCAAATGTCTTAAAGTATTTCTTGCAAGGCGAGGCATGGTTCTGTGTAAGACCTTCTGGAACGGAGCCAAAAGTGAAATTTTACTTTGGTGTTAAAGAAGAATCTTCAGCCGATAGTGCAGAATCGCTTCGACAGTTAAAAGAGGCGGTCATGTCTTATATGAAGCAATATACAAACGAATAG
- a CDS encoding SpoVR family protein has protein sequence MKRGGTTVSTNWSELERSIAEITEIATGFGLDFYEMRYEICPADIIYTFGAYGMPTRYNHWSYGKQYHRMKLQYDLGLSKIYELVINSDPCYAFLLDSNTLIQNKLIVAHVLAHCDFFKNNIRFSNTRKDMVESMSATAERIAKYEHEHGKDAVESFLDAVLAIQEHVDPTLVKPRKKETSETVAQKVTEYDDLWALEEKEPQVDNVIKRSFPLQPEKDILLFIEENSRHLEPWQRDILTMMREEMLYFWPQLETKIMNEGWASYWHAKILREMDLTSDEVIEFAKLNAGVVQPSQTSINPYYLGIKLFEDIERRYDNPSEEMVRLQGVKKGSGREKIFEVREIESDTSFLRNYLTREFVEEEDLYLFQKQGSDYKITEKAWEGVRDQLTHSRVNGGFPYLVVADGDYLKNGELYIKHAFEGTELDVSYLEKVVPYLYELWGRTVHLETNVNGKAVTFIFDGNKVHRKYV, from the coding sequence ATGAAAAGAGGGGGGACGACAGTGTCAACTAATTGGAGTGAGCTCGAGCGATCGATTGCTGAAATTACGGAGATTGCCACCGGCTTTGGACTAGATTTTTATGAAATGCGCTATGAAATTTGTCCTGCAGATATTATCTATACGTTTGGCGCGTACGGGATGCCAACTCGCTATAATCATTGGTCTTACGGGAAACAATACCATCGAATGAAATTACAATATGATCTTGGATTGAGTAAAATTTATGAGCTTGTTATTAATTCTGATCCTTGTTACGCTTTTTTGCTAGATAGCAATACACTGATTCAAAACAAACTGATCGTGGCCCACGTTCTAGCTCATTGTGATTTTTTTAAAAACAATATTCGTTTCTCAAACACGAGAAAAGATATGGTTGAGAGCATGAGTGCTACAGCAGAACGAATTGCAAAATATGAACATGAACACGGGAAAGATGCGGTGGAAAGCTTTCTTGATGCGGTCCTTGCTATTCAAGAGCATGTCGACCCCACACTCGTGAAACCGCGGAAAAAGGAAACGTCTGAAACAGTCGCTCAAAAAGTTACAGAATATGATGATCTATGGGCGCTTGAAGAAAAAGAGCCACAAGTAGACAATGTGATTAAACGATCATTCCCCTTGCAGCCAGAAAAAGACATCCTTTTATTCATAGAAGAAAACAGCCGCCATCTTGAACCGTGGCAACGAGACATCCTAACAATGATGAGAGAAGAGATGCTTTATTTCTGGCCTCAATTAGAAACGAAAATTATGAATGAAGGATGGGCGTCGTATTGGCATGCCAAAATTTTAAGAGAGATGGATTTAACGAGTGATGAAGTGATTGAATTTGCAAAGTTAAATGCAGGTGTTGTGCAGCCGTCGCAAACATCCATTAATCCATATTATTTAGGGATTAAATTATTTGAAGACATTGAACGACGCTACGATAACCCGAGCGAAGAGATGGTCCGTTTACAAGGGGTAAAAAAAGGAAGCGGTAGAGAGAAGATCTTTGAAGTTCGAGAAATAGAATCCGATACATCGTTTCTTAGAAACTATTTGACAAGAGAATTTGTTGAAGAGGAAGACCTTTATTTATTTCAAAAGCAAGGCAGCGATTATAAAATAACCGAAAAAGCGTGGGAAGGTGTACGAGATCAATTGACTCATTCTCGCGTGAATGGAGGATTTCCATATCTCGTTGTCGCAGACGGAGATTATTTAAAAAATGGTGAGCTTTATATTAAGCATGCGTTTGAAGGAACAGAACTTGATGTCAGTTACTTAGAAAAGGTGGTCCCCTATCTATACGAACTATGGGGCCGTACGGTTCACCTAGAGACAAATGTCAACGGGAAAGCAGTGACATTTATTTTTGATGGAAATAAAGTTCATCGCAAGTATGTATAA
- a CDS encoding ABC transporter ATP-binding protein: METFKRLAKFYLPDKKYFIWSLIALVFVTGITVIYPVFLQVAIDVGITGGQYEIIPYLAIGLIAIMTFKGIATYVNQYFGDLFGVRSVYRLRKDLYKKLQFLPFRYYDNAKTGDLMSRLTADVEAFRFFLSFGFAQLVNFVLLVGFAMIVMFYYSVPLTLVTMVTLPFLAVAVYKFDKRVHPGFRKVRRSLARLNTKVQENVSGMHTVKALSQETTEKNRFGDTNDDYRTKNIAISNVWSTYFPLMEFIGNISAVLLLGFGGYLAVQNQLTAGELTAFFSLVWFIIGPIMNLGFVINQFSQSKASGERLLEILDEEERHNGPEKSLPYAKLQGEVSFNNVSLRYQNKAKNALSNLTFAAPKGSTIGLVGATGSGKSSIIQLLMRFYEKTAGELLIDGKPIEDYDVKELRQNVGIVLQQTFLFSSSIRDNLAYGNPEASMEEIIAAAKRADAHEFIEQLPEGYDTILGERGLGLSGGQKQRIAIARAMIMNPSILILDDSTSAVDMQTEVKIQKAMREIMQGRTTFIIAHRISSVKHCDQIFVLDEGEITERGTHEELLQEKGIYRRIYDIQNQDQQYVLQQA; the protein is encoded by the coding sequence ATGGAGACATTTAAACGTCTAGCGAAGTTTTATTTACCAGATAAAAAATATTTTATTTGGTCCCTTATTGCACTGGTGTTTGTTACAGGTATAACGGTCATCTATCCAGTTTTTTTACAAGTCGCGATTGATGTTGGGATAACAGGGGGTCAGTATGAGATTATTCCTTATCTAGCAATCGGGTTAATTGCGATTATGACCTTCAAAGGGATCGCAACTTATGTTAATCAATATTTTGGTGATCTATTCGGCGTTCGATCCGTTTATCGTTTAAGAAAAGATCTCTACAAGAAACTGCAATTTCTTCCTTTCCGTTACTATGACAATGCTAAAACTGGTGATTTAATGTCTCGACTTACAGCTGATGTAGAGGCATTTCGATTTTTCCTCTCATTTGGATTTGCACAATTAGTAAACTTCGTCTTACTCGTTGGTTTCGCAATGATTGTCATGTTTTATTATTCCGTTCCTCTTACTTTAGTAACAATGGTTACGCTCCCATTTCTAGCAGTCGCTGTATATAAATTTGATAAACGAGTCCATCCTGGTTTTCGTAAAGTGCGTCGTTCTCTCGCTCGTTTAAATACGAAAGTTCAAGAGAATGTAAGTGGCATGCATACGGTGAAAGCACTTTCTCAAGAAACGACGGAAAAAAATCGTTTTGGCGATACTAATGACGATTACCGTACAAAAAACATTGCGATCTCAAATGTATGGAGTACATATTTTCCGTTAATGGAGTTTATCGGCAATATTTCGGCAGTATTATTGTTAGGTTTCGGTGGGTATTTAGCTGTTCAAAACCAGTTAACAGCAGGAGAATTAACGGCATTTTTTAGCCTTGTTTGGTTTATTATCGGTCCAATCATGAATCTTGGATTTGTCATTAACCAATTTTCTCAGTCAAAGGCATCAGGCGAAAGATTGCTAGAAATTTTAGATGAAGAAGAGCGACACAATGGTCCAGAGAAATCGTTACCTTATGCGAAGTTACAAGGTGAAGTGAGCTTTAACAACGTAAGTTTACGTTACCAAAATAAAGCGAAAAATGCGCTATCGAACTTAACCTTTGCTGCTCCTAAAGGTTCAACGATTGGCTTAGTTGGCGCAACGGGCTCTGGAAAATCGAGTATTATTCAATTGCTTATGCGCTTTTATGAAAAGACAGCAGGTGAATTACTTATCGATGGGAAACCAATCGAAGACTATGATGTAAAAGAATTAAGGCAAAATGTAGGAATAGTTTTACAACAAACCTTTTTATTTTCTTCGTCCATTCGCGATAATTTAGCTTATGGAAATCCAGAAGCTTCGATGGAAGAGATTATCGCAGCAGCTAAGCGTGCGGATGCCCATGAGTTTATTGAACAATTACCTGAAGGGTACGATACGATTTTAGGCGAGCGAGGTCTTGGTTTATCTGGTGGACAAAAACAGCGTATCGCTATTGCCCGGGCAATGATTATGAATCCAAGTATTCTTATACTCGATGATTCAACAAGTGCAGTAGATATGCAGACTGAAGTGAAAATACAAAAAGCTATGCGAGAGATCATGCAAGGGAGAACAACATTTATTATTGCCCATAGGATTTCTTCTGTAAAACATTGCGATCAAATTTTTGTTTTAGACGAAGGTGAAATTACTGAACGTGGGACTCACGAAGAACTACTTCAGGAAAAAGGCATTTATCGAAGAATTTACGATATCCAAAATCAAGATCAACAATACGTGCTTCAACAGGCTTAA
- a CDS encoding ABC transporter ATP-binding protein, with translation MEEVKKKTRFHYPVEQIIEKPFNWKQMMRLFNFLKPYAKTLLPKTILMMLFATAVRLAVPIFIGVFAVGQLEQGVATTQDMFIYAAIVLGLYVVSYVANYFRIRWMNQLGQYVIFDIRKKLFDHIQHLSHRFFDKRSAGSILVRVINDVNSLQDLFTNGVINLLMDIVMLLGIVAILFYLSPELAVVILIILPIMFFISTKLRRKIRRAWQTVRLRQSRLNSHLNESIQGVRVTQAYAQEHENMDFFDDVNTQNYESWREATKQNAMFRPFVEMASAIGGAILIWYGAFLIQSDFSSLTLGVFVSFAFYIGMFWEPISRLGQVYNQLLVGMASSERIFEFLDEKPNVESKEDAKPLTDVKGKMVFENVEFSYDDKRMALKGINLTFEAGTTVALVGHTGSGKSTIVNLMSRFYDPTKGNVFLDDVNLKDIKLDDLRSHVSYVLQDTFIFAGTIMENIRFGNPRATDEQVIHAAKAIGAHTFIDKLEKGYETEVEEQGNVLSVGERQLLSFARALLADPKILILDEATASIDTETELKIQDGLKTLLAGRTAIMIAHRLSTIRDSDNIIVLEQGNVMEQGTHTHLMTEKGIYYNLVKSQYAAIKE, from the coding sequence ATGGAAGAAGTTAAGAAAAAAACGAGGTTTCATTACCCTGTTGAACAAATTATTGAAAAGCCGTTCAACTGGAAACAAATGATGCGGTTATTTAATTTCTTAAAACCTTATGCAAAAACGCTACTACCAAAGACAATCTTAATGATGCTTTTTGCTACAGCCGTTCGCTTGGCAGTTCCAATCTTTATTGGTGTCTTTGCGGTCGGTCAGTTAGAACAAGGGGTTGCAACAACGCAAGATATGTTCATTTACGCAGCCATCGTCTTAGGGCTTTATGTAGTGTCCTACGTTGCGAACTATTTTAGAATTCGCTGGATGAATCAACTAGGTCAGTACGTCATTTTTGATATACGAAAAAAGCTCTTTGATCATATTCAGCATTTATCGCATCGATTTTTTGATAAGCGATCAGCTGGTTCGATTCTCGTACGCGTCATTAATGACGTAAACTCTCTACAAGATTTGTTTACAAATGGTGTCATTAACCTTTTGATGGATATCGTCATGTTATTAGGAATTGTGGCGATCTTGTTTTATTTAAGTCCAGAACTAGCAGTTGTCATTTTAATCATTTTACCAATCATGTTCTTTATTTCAACGAAACTACGTAGAAAAATTCGTCGCGCTTGGCAGACGGTTCGCTTACGGCAATCAAGACTTAATTCTCATTTGAATGAGAGCATTCAAGGTGTTCGTGTAACCCAAGCCTATGCGCAAGAGCATGAAAATATGGACTTTTTTGATGATGTAAACACGCAAAATTATGAAAGCTGGCGGGAAGCGACAAAGCAAAATGCCATGTTCCGTCCTTTCGTAGAGATGGCAAGTGCGATTGGTGGCGCGATTCTCATATGGTATGGAGCATTTTTAATTCAAAGTGACTTTAGTAGCTTAACATTAGGCGTCTTTGTTTCATTTGCTTTTTATATCGGCATGTTTTGGGAACCTATTTCAAGGTTAGGTCAAGTCTACAACCAATTGCTAGTAGGAATGGCATCGAGCGAAAGAATTTTTGAATTCTTAGATGAAAAACCGAATGTTGAAAGCAAGGAAGATGCCAAACCACTTACCGATGTAAAAGGAAAAATGGTTTTTGAGAATGTGGAATTCTCTTATGATGATAAAAGAATGGCGTTAAAAGGCATTAACTTAACATTTGAAGCTGGTACAACCGTGGCGCTTGTTGGTCATACTGGTTCAGGAAAATCAACGATCGTTAATTTAATGAGTCGTTTTTATGATCCGACGAAAGGAAATGTGTTTCTTGATGATGTCAACTTAAAAGATATTAAGTTAGACGACTTACGAAGCCATGTAAGCTATGTCCTTCAAGATACGTTTATTTTTGCCGGGACCATTATGGAAAATATTCGCTTCGGAAACCCTCGAGCGACGGATGAACAAGTTATCCATGCTGCAAAAGCGATCGGCGCCCATACCTTTATTGATAAGCTTGAAAAAGGCTATGAGACAGAGGTAGAAGAACAAGGAAATGTATTATCTGTTGGAGAAAGGCAGCTACTCTCTTTTGCCCGTGCGTTACTAGCTGACCCGAAAATTTTAATACTTGATGAAGCAACAGCGAGCATTGATACGGAAACAGAGTTGAAAATTCAAGACGGACTAAAGACGTTACTAGCTGGTCGTACAGCAATTATGATTGCACACAGATTGTCTACAATTCGCGATTCTGATAACATCATTGTACTTGAACAAGGAAACGTAATGGAGCAAGGAACGCATACTCATTTAATGACAGAAAAAGGAATTTACTACAATCTTGTAAAATCACAATATGCAGCCATTAAAGAGTAA